The following are encoded in a window of Perca flavescens isolate YP-PL-M2 unplaced genomic scaffold, PFLA_1.0 EPR50_1.1_unplaced_scaf_3, whole genome shotgun sequence genomic DNA:
- the LOC114551634 gene encoding uncharacterized protein LOC114551634 yields the protein MRDQRRVVSWSFYDASGEAKAALTKEKRLVILSDCCSLSKVTLFEAFAGRVSQGGAYIMRGYSLHGEGPPFAINVTKETQFFRSAPVEVSGELRASAEKLLCPSSTPTATKDVKSQEGFLTLQGEVVEISAVKKIKVGKDMVPMKTVVLEQDKAQVSISLWREAALFSFAIGDEARLTHLKGHQSSYGYRVHSTNFTVCEETDSVLVVSALGTIEVEGKEGVLKLLVEGEQVYDIEEELWTPLQGKMVKLPFYVKITVKGKRVTKAELVKGEV from the exons ATGAGGGATCAGAGGCGGGTGGTGTCCTGGAGTTTTTATGATGCGAGTGGGGAGGCCAAGGCTGCACTAACCAAGGAAAAAAGGCTGGTCATCCTCAGCGACTGTTGCAGCCTAAGTAAAGTGACCCTATTTGAGGCATTCGCCGGAAGGGTCAGCCAAGGCGGGGCATATATAATGCGTGGGTACTCCCTGCACGGCGAGGGCCCACCCTTCGCTATAAACGTCACGAAGGAAACACAGTTCTTCAGATCTGCCCCGGTGGAGGTGAGCGGGGAGCTGCGTGCCAGCGCAGAAAAACTTCTGTGCCCCTCATCAACACCAACTGCCACAAAAGACGTGAAGAGTCAGGAGGGGTTCCTGACCTTACAGGGAGAGGTGGTGGAG ATCTCTGCagtgaaaaaaattaaagttgGAAAGGACATGGTGCCCATGAAGACAGTGGTGCTGGAGCAG gacaaaGCACAGGTGTCCATCAGCCTGTGGAGGGAGGCAGCCCTGTTCTCCTTTGCAATAGGGGACGAGGCCAGGCTGACCCACCTGAAGGGACACCAGTCCTCTTATGGGTACCGTGTCCACTCAACAAATTTTACAGTTTGTGAG GAGACCGACAGCGTGCTGGTTGTCAGTGCCCTGGGGACCATCGAGGTGGAGGGTAAAGAGGGGGTGCTGAAATTACTGGTTGAGGGGGAACAGGTCTACGACATTGAGGAGGAGCTTTGGACCCCTCTTCAGGGGAAAATGGTCAAGCTGccattttatgtaaaaataacAGTGAAGGGGAAAAGGGTCACTAAGGCTGAGTTGGTGAAGGGGGAGGtttaa